In the genome of Natronorubrum daqingense, the window ACCACCATCACTCGTGGAACTGGCCATGATAGGTGTAAATTGTTGGAGAATTCTCATAAGTGTTTGGCTCACCCGAGAGCAAACGCGGCCAGAGATCCATCGCCGAACCGGTACTGGCGTATACTACCCGACCACGTGTTCCGTATCGTACGATCCCAGTCGCCGCACCCAGCCCTTCTCGGTCAATCCCTCGAGTTCCTCGATCGCTTCCGTCGTCCGGGCCTCGTACAGGCCCGCTTCGATGTCGATGTGGAAGACGTAATCGCCCAGTCGCTGGCCGCTGGGGCGGGACTCGACGCGCGTCATGTTGATGTCGCGGTCGGCGAATGGCTCGAGGAGTTCGAGTAGCAATCCGGGGTAGTTCGCGTTGGGATAGACGACGAGCGAACTCTTGCCGCCGCCTTTCGAGCGCTCCTCGGCCGGTGCGAGTGCGAAGAACCGCGTCGCATTCGAATCTTGATCCTGGATGTCTTCGGCGAGGACCTCGAGGCCATCGCCGCCGTTGTCGGGGTGGCCGATGCCGGCGATCGAGGCGTCGTCACGGGCGAATTCGACGCCCTGTGCGGTGCTCGCGACGGCCTCCAAGGTGGCGTCGGGGTGTTCTCGCTCGAGGTAGGATCGACACTGCGCGAGCGCCTGCGAGTGGCTGGCCACGGTGTCGAACTCGTCGGATTGAGCGAGCAACGCGTGTTTGATCGGGGTAACGACCTCGCGGACGACGGCAACGTCGTACTCCGAGAGGGCGTCGAGGCTCTCCGTGACGCTGCCCTCGATGCTGTTCTCGATCGGGATGACGCCGCGGTCGTACTCGCCGCCGGCGACGGCGTCGACGATGGCCGTCACCGACTGGCGAAAGTCGATCTCGTCGCCGTTCGCGACGGCCGTCGCCGCACGATGCGAGTAGGTTCCTTCGGGACCCAACGTAACTGCGACCATTGGGTGACGATAGCAGGGATGGGATCAAAAGACCGTCGGGTCTGCCCTGTCAAGCCGTGACAGTGACGATGTCGTCTTCGTACTCACCGACTGCAGCGAGGACGGCGTCTCGGTCGTCGGCGTCGACCTCGAACGCCTCGAGCGTCGCCTCGAGGTGAGCGGCGATCGCGTTGAAATCGGCCGTCGTAATTCCGAGGTCCTCGTGTGCCGTCTCCATGTCTTCGCCGGAGTAGTCGACGGGACCACCGGCAACGGCGCTGATGAACTGGGTCTGGTGGGCGCGTTGTTTCTGCATGTCCACGTCGTCGAAGTAGTGGGCCACCTGTTCGTCT includes:
- a CDS encoding group I truncated hemoglobin, producing the protein MSETLYERLGGQEAIGAVVERFYERVLADEQVAHYFDDVDMQKQRAHQTQFISAVAGGPVDYSGEDMETAHEDLGITTADFNAIAAHLEATLEAFEVDADDRDAVLAAVGEYEDDIVTVTA
- the pheA gene encoding prephenate dehydratase, with amino-acid sequence MVAVTLGPEGTYSHRAATAVANGDEIDFRQSVTAIVDAVAGGEYDRGVIPIENSIEGSVTESLDALSEYDVAVVREVVTPIKHALLAQSDEFDTVASHSQALAQCRSYLEREHPDATLEAVASTAQGVEFARDDASIAGIGHPDNGGDGLEVLAEDIQDQDSNATRFFALAPAEERSKGGGKSSLVVYPNANYPGLLLELLEPFADRDINMTRVESRPSGQRLGDYVFHIDIEAGLYEARTTEAIEELEGLTEKGWVRRLGSYDTEHVVG